The region TCTCGGATGGCGTCGGCCGGCGCTCGATGCTCATCGCGCTCGCGGTGCTGTTCTTCGTCGGCACGTTCGTGGTCGTGCTCGCGCCGGGCTTCCCCGCCGTCGTGGTCGGTCGCGTGCTGCTCGGCCTCGCGGTCGGCGGCGCCTCGACCGTCGTCCCCGTCTACCTCGCCGAGCTCGCGCCGTTCGAGATCCGCGGCTCGATCTCCGGCCGCAACGAGGTCGCGATCGTCTCGGGACAGCTCGCCGCCTTCGTCGTCAACGCGGTGCTCGGCAGCACCCTCGGGCACGTCGACGGCGTGTGGCGCATCATGTTCGCGGTCTGCGCGCTCCCCGCGATCGCGCTCTTCGTCGGCATGCTGCGCATGCCCGAGTCGCCGCGCTGGCTCGCCGAGCGAGGGCGGCGCGACGAGGCGCTCGCGGTGCTGCGCTCCGTGCGCGCGAGCGAGCGCGCCGAGGCGGAGCTCGAGCACATCGAGGCCCGCGTCGCCGCCGGGGTCGCGCCGCGCGGCCGGGCTCGGCTGCGCCCGCTGCTCGCGGACCGCTGGCTGCGCCGCGTGCTCCTCGTCGGCGTCGGCGTCGGCGTCGCGCAGCAGCTCACCGGCATCAACGCGATCATGTACTACGGCACGGCCGTGCTCGAGGAGTCGGGCTTCGACCGCTCGGCGGCGCTCATCGCGAACATCGCGCCGGGCATCATCGCCGTCGTCGGCGGGCTCGTCGCGCTCCGGCTCATGGACCGCATCGACCGGCGCACGACGCTGCTCACGGGCTTAGCCCTCACGACGCTGTGCCACGCGCTCATCGGGATCGCATCGATCGCGCTCGAGCCGGGGGACCCCATCCGCCCCTTCGTGCTCCTCGCGCTCGTCGTCGCCTTCGTCGGCGCGATGCAGACGTTCCTCAACGTCGCGACCTGGGTCTACCTCTCCGAGATCTTCCCGCTGCGCGTGCGCGGCCTCGGGATCGGCGTCGCCGTCTTCGCGCACTGGCTCGCGAACGGCGCGCTCGCGCTCGCGTTCCCCTCGCTGCTCGAGGCGGTCGGCATCACGGGCGCCTTCTTCCTCTTCGCCGCCGTCGGCGCGCTCGCGCTGTGGTTCATCGCGACCCACGTGTTCGAGACGCGAGGCCGCAGCCTCGAGGGGCTCGAGGCCGACATCGCGAGCGGCGAGCTGTTCGCGCGGACGAGGCGAGGCCGCGCGCGCGACTGACCTCAGTGGCCGCCCGATCAGTGGAACGGGCAGCGCCCGCCCGTGCCGCTGCTGCGCGGCCGGCGGTGCGCGCTCCGCACGATGCCGCCCGAGGCGGGCTTCGTCGGCATGCGCCGGCGGCCCACGTCGAGACCCTCGCCGAGGATCGTCACGCGCGGGTCGCTCAGCGCGGCGATCGCGCTCGTGAGCGTCGAGAGCGTGACCTTCTCGCCCGGGCAGCGGTGGCCGGTCGAGGGATGCCCGCCGCCTTGCGGCACGAACGCGCCCATCGCCTCGATCTCCGCCCAGTCGTCGATGCCGACGAAGCGCTCCGGGTCGAACTCGCCCGCGCGCTCCCAGCTCGACTCGTCGAGGTCGGTGCCGAGCACGTCGAGCAGCAGCAGCGCGCCCGCGCTCACCCTCTCGCCGTCGAGCTCGACCTCGTCGATCGCGCGACCCGGGAGCATCGGCACGAACAGCGCCGTGCGCCGCACCTCGTGCGCGAAGGCGGTCGCGAGCGCGCCGCCCGTGAGCTTCCCCCGCTCGGCGGTCTCGGCCGCGATGCGCTCGCGCCACTCGGGCCGCTCGTGGAGCGCCTTCGCGGCGAAGGCGACGAACCGGCACACCGCGATCGCGGGTCGGAAGGAGTTCTGCAGCTCGATGCCCGCGAGCCGGGCCGGCAGCAGCTCGCCCTCCTGGTCGCGGTGCCAGGCCCAGGCGTGCAGCGCGGTGCCCGCCGTCGCCTCGAGCTCGCCCGCGCGCACGGCTTCGATGAGCGCGCTCGCGTGCCGGTCGGACCACCAGCGGTTGGCCATCGTCAGCAGGAACTCGGGGGAGTAGGGGACGCCGAAGCCGTCGACGATCTGCGCCTGCCGCCTCGCCCAGCGGGTCTTGGCCTCGGGGGTGCCGGGCAAACCGGCCCAGCGCTGCATCGCGCGCCCGATCGCGCCGATCGCCGCGTCGTACGCGGAGCGCTCGCCGCCGGCGATCCAGTCGGCGAGCTCCTCGCCCCACTCGCGCTCGAGGTGCGGCTCGAGGCGGCGCACCTCGGCGTCGTCGTACGCGAGCCCGAGGAAGGTCTGCTTGCGGTGCCGGTGGGCCGCGGTGTCGAGCGAGTGCACCGAGCCGTGGCCGAAGAGCGATTCCTGGATCGCCATCGGCATCGCGCCGTGCCTGCGCACCTTGGACTCGTCGTAGAAGAGCTCGACCGCCTCCTCACCGCGCATGAAGAGCGCGTCGCCGCCGAGCGCCGTCGTCCGCACCGCGCGGGCTCCCGGGCGAGCCCGCTGCCAGATCGCCTCGCTCGTGTCGTAGCCGCGCGTGAGCAGCAGGAGGGCGTCGTCGTTCAGGGGGTTGGCCATGCTCCGGACCGTATCGAGCGCACCTGAGCGCCCCTGCGGAGCCGCGGCCCCGCGCGCTGTCCGCGACCGAGGTCGTGCTCGTCAGCCGGAGTACGCCTTCCTGGCACTCGACGGCGCCGGGGCTAGGCGATGTCAGACCGCTGCTGATAGGCTGGGGTCACTGCGCGAGCAGGGCATCGCTGCCGGCTCGCCTGCGTCGTTGAACGCTCCTCTCTCCGCCCGGTTCTCGGGCGTCGATGAACCTTCCACGGCGAACGATCGCGGCCACCGCCGCGCTCGCCGAACTGCGTCGACGCATCCACCCAAGAACCCTGCCCGCACGAGTGTGCGGTCGGCCCGGATGCGCGTGCACGCTCACAGAAAGAGCAACCGTTGACTGACACCATCACCCCCGAGGTCACCACGACCTTCGCCGAGCTCGGCGTGCCCGCCAAGCTCGTGACCGCCCTGAAGGCGATGGACCGCGAGCACCCGTTCCCGATCCAGGCCGACACCCTGCCCGACACGCTCGCCGGGCGCGACGTGCTGGGCCGCGGCAAGACCGGCTCGGGCAAGACCCTCGCGTTCTCGATCCCGCTCATCGCGCGCCTCTCGGGCGAGCTCGCGGGCGGCAACCGCCGCAAGGGGCTGCCGCTCGGCCTCGTGCTCGCCCCGACGCGCGAGCTCGCGACGCAGATCGCGACCGAGATGGCGCCGCTCGCGAAGGCCGCCGGCCTCACCGTCACGACCATCTTCGGCGGCGTCTCGCAGCGCCCGCAGGAGACCGCGCTCCGGAACGGCGTCGACATCGTCGTCGCGTGCCCGGGCCGCCTCGAGGACCTCATGAAGCAGGGCATCGCCTCGCTCTCGGCGATCGAGATGACCGTCATCGACGAGGCCGACCACATGGCTGACCTCGGCTTCCTGCCGGTCGTGACGAAGATCCTCGACAAGACGCCCAGCTCGGGCCAGCGCCTGCTGTTCTCGGCGACCCTCGACAACGGGGTCGACAAGCTCGTCAAGCGCTTCCTCACGAACGAGGTCATGCACTCGGTCGACGAGGCGAACTCGCCCGTCGCCGCGATGACGCACCACCTCTTCGAGGTCTCGCCCGACGACAAGAACCTGCTCGTCCGCCGCCTCGCGTCGGGGCTCGGCCGCCGCATCCTCTTCACCCGCACGAAGCACCAGGCGAAGAAGCTCGCGAAGCACCTCACCGCTTCCGGCATCCCCGCCGTCGACCTGCACGGCAACCTGTCGCAGAACGCCCGCGACCGCAACCTCGCCGCCTTCAGCGACGGCTCGGTGCGCGTGCTCGTCGCGACGGATGTCGCCGCTCGCGGCGTGCACGTCGACGGCGTCGAGCTCGTGGTGCACGTCGACCCGCCCATGGAGCACAAGGCCTACCTGCACCGCTCGGGCCGCACGGCTCGCGCCGGCACCGAGGGCGACGTCGTGACGGTCATGCTGCCCGCGCAGCGCGGCGACACGATGTCGCTGCTGCGCAAGGCGAAGATCGGCGTCCAGTCGCAGCCGGTGACGGCGTCGTCGGATGCGGTGGACGCACTCGTCGGACCGTACGCGCCGCACGTGGCCCCGGTCCCCGGTGGCCCCGGCTCGGGCAACGAGATCCAGCAGCAGCAGGGCGGCGGCGGCCGCTCGACCGGTGCGAACGCGCGCCGGAAGCGCGCGGCGCGCGAGGGCGTCGCCGGCTCGGGCGCGCACGGCGCGACGGTCGGCGCGGCGCGCTCCGAGCGGCCCCGCAAGGACCGCTCGGGTCGACCCGAGGTCAAGCAGGGCGCCGGTGCAGGCGGTGGTCGCGGCGGCCAGGGCGGCGCCCGCTCGGGCGGCCGCGCCGGCGGCCAGCGCTCGGGCGGTCAGCGCTCGGGCGGCCAGGGCGGCGCGCCGCGCGGCGGCTCGGCCGTCGCGTGGTCGTCGAGCGGCGGCGGCTCGCTGCAGTCGGGCGCGGCCCCGGCCCGCTCGGGCGGCCAGCAGCGCCGCGGCCCGCGCCGCGCGCAGGGCTGAGCCCAGCACCTGCATCTACGCAAGAACGGCCCCCGGCTCGCGCCGGGGGCCGTTCCGCGTCCCGTGGCACGCGGATGTGCACGCTCTTGCGGCCTGATCGGGCTGCGAGCGACAACAGCGTGCACATTGCTGCAGAGCAGCGGGCCGCGCCGCGGTCGGCGCCGCGACGCACCACTCGACGATGGGATCGAAGCCTCGCTCGGCGCCGCTCGCAGGCGACGACTCGGTACCACCGAGCGAGGGCGGCGGCCGGGCGTCGATCAGCGCGCGGCGAGCACCGCCGCGCCGATCGCCGCCGCGTGGTCGCCGAGCCGCGCGAGCTCGAGCCGGCGCGGCTGCGGCACGCCCTGCAGCGGCGCGTGCTCCGCGAGCTCCCGCTCGATGACCGGCAGCAGCAGGTCGGCCGTCTGCAGCATCACGCGACCGCCGAGCACGACGACCTCCGGGTCGAACGCCGGCAGCAGCCGCCGCAGCCCCGCCGCGACCGCGCGCCCCGCGCCCTCGAGCACCTCGAGCGCCCGCGCGTCCCCGGCGCGCGCCGCTTGCTCGAGGTGCATCGCGCTCGGCCGCCCGCCGGGCGCGAGCGCGACGGCCGCCGCCACCGCTGCCGCGTCGCGCGCGAGCGCGTTCCCGCCGGCGAACGCCTCGACGCAGCCGCGCGCCGTGCACGAGCACACCGGCCCCGCCTCGTCGACCGTCACGTGGCCGAGCTCGCCCGCGAGCCCGTGCGCGCCGATGAGCGGCCGCCCGTCGGCGACGAACGCGCCGCCCACCCCGGTGCCGAGCGCGAGCAGGAGCGACGACGACGCATCCGCCGCGGCCCCCATCGCCGCCTCGCCCATCAGGTAGCCGTCCGCGTCGTTGTGGATCGTGACGGGCATGCCGAGCCGCTCGGCGAGCGCGGGCCGCAGCGCGAAGTCGCGCACGCCGAGGTGCGCGGCCCACGTGATCGACTCGCGGTCGCGCGGCATCCACGCGGCGATCGCGAGCCCGACGGCCTCGATGGGCGCGCGCCCCGCCGCGGCGAGCTGCTCGTCAAGGTCGCGCACTGCCGCCTCGAGCGCGTCGAGTAGCGCTTCGGGCCCGTGGATGCGGTGGGGCCGGTGGCTGCGCGCGAGCACGTCGTCGACGTCCCAGCGGGGCACCGCACCCCTCGGCGCGAGGGCGGCCCCCGCGATCTTCGTCCCGCCCACGTCGAGGCCTGCGATCGTCATCGCCCCATCTTGCCTGCTCGGCCTGCCACCTCGAGCCGCCGCGAGCGGCAGGATGGGCGCATGCGGCTCGCGACCTGGAACATCCTCCACGGGCGCACGCCCGCCGACGCCGCCGTCGACGGCGACCGGCTCGCCCGGGCAGTCGAGGCGCTCGGCGCCGACGTGCTCGCGCTGCAGGAGGTCGACCGCGGCCAGCCGCGCTCGGACATGCTCGACCTCACGGCGATCGCGGCCGAGGCGATGGGCGGGGCCTCGTCGCGCTTCGCGCCCGCCCTCATCGGCGATCCGGCGCGGCAGTGGCGGCCCGCGCGCGACGACGACCTCGACGCGACCGCCGACGGCTACGGCGTCGCGCTCGTGAGCCGCCACCCCGTGCTGCGCTGGCACGTGCTGCGGCTCGAGCCCTCGGCGCGCTTCCGCGCCCCGCTCCGCGAGCCCGGCGCACAGGAGGTCACGTGGATCCGCGACGAGCCGCGCGTCGCGATCGCCGCGACCATCCGCACCCCGACGGGCGATCGCACGATCGCCGCGACGCACCTCTCGTTCGTGCCGGGCGTCAACGTGCGGCAGCTGAAGCGCACCCTCCGCTGGCTCGAGGTGCTCCCCGGCCCGCGCATCCTCATGGGCGACCTCAACCTGCCGGCCGCGGTCGTGCGGCGCATCGACGGCTGGCACTCGCTCGCGCGGCAGCGCACCTTCCCGGCCGATCGGCCGATGGTGCAGCTCGACCACGTGCTGAGCGATGAGCGGCTGCCCGCCCGCCGCATCCGCGTGCCCAGACCGCCGCTCTCGGACCACCTGCCGCTCGTCGTCGAGCTCTAGCCGAGGCACACTGGGTGGCATGCGCATCCTGGTGACGGCCTTCGAGCCCTTCGGCGGAGATCCCGAGAACGCGAGCCTCGAAGCGGTGCGGCGCCTCGAGCAGGCATGGCGCGACGATCCGCAGCCCCGCATCGAGCTCGTGACGGGCACGCTCCCGGTCGCGTTCGCCGCCGCGGGGCCGGCGCTCGCGGCGCTCGTCGAGCGGCATGCCCCGGATGCGGTGCTCGCGGTCGGCGAGGCGGGCGGACGCTCGGCGATCACCCCGGAGCGCTGGGCCGTCAACGAGGACGACGCGCGCATCCCCGACAACGTCGGCGACCAGCCGCGCGGCACCGCGATCGAGCCGGACGGCCCGGCGCGGCGCCCCTCGGGCCTCGACACCGACGCGCTCGTGAGCGCGATCCTCGCGGTCGGGCTGCCGGCGCACGCGAGCGACGACGCCGGCCGCTTCCTCTGCAACCACGTCGCCTACCTCGTCGCGGGCCTGCCGGTCGCGGGCGGCTTCATCCACGTGCCTGCGGTGCGCTCGAGCGGCACGGCGGGCGTCGGGGACGAGACCGATCCGGGGTCGTCGGCCGACGCATCCGTCGTCACGCACGACGGTCGCGCGCTCTCGTTCGACGACCTCGCGCTCGCGCTCGCCGCGGCGGTGCGGGCGATCGCGCGCGGCGACCGCGAGCCGCACGACGGGCGCGCCGAGGCCGCCGCGCGCGTCGACCGCGCCGACACGATCGTCGCCGCCCCGCCGCAGCGCGTGTACGAGGCGCTGCTCGACGCGAACGCGCTGCGCCAGTGGCTCGCACCCGACGGCGCGACCGCGACGATCGAGGCGTTCGACGGGCGCGAGGGCGGCGGCTTCCGCGCCGTGCTGCGCTTCGACGCGCCCGTCGACGCGAAGTCCGGCGACGACGTCGACGTCTCGCGCGTCACGTTCGTCGAGCTCGTGCCGAACGAGCTCGTCGTGCAGCGCGTCGCGTTCGAGAGCGCCGAGGAGCGCTTCGCCGGCGACATGCTCATGACGTGGCGGATGCAGCCGGTCGAGGCGGGCACGCGCGTCACGGTCGCGGCGTCCGACGTGCCGCCGGGCATCTCGCCCGCCGACCACGAGCTCGGCCTCGGCCAGTCGCTCGCGAAGCTCGCCGCCTACGTCGAGGGCTGACCGCCGGCCGCCGCCGCGGCGGCCGCGGCGCGCTCGACCCACTTCGGAGTCTCACCGTAGCGCTGCGGCGGGATGAGCCGGCCGGCCGCGGAGTCGTCGGCGAGCTGCCTCGCCCGCTGCTCGCGCGTCGCCTCGCGCTTCGCGCCGAGCACCCACGCCATCGCCCCGCGACGGTAGGTCGCCGTCGCCTCGCCGAGGAACGCGAGCGCCGCGGGCTGCTCGTCGAGGTGCCGCTGCAGCTCGGGCGGCAGCGCTCCGTCGGCGTTCTCGTAGGCGTAGACCGCCGTGCGATCCGCCCGCCGCGCCTCGAACGCGGCGATGCCCGCTGGTCGCATGCGCCCCTCTGCGAGCAGGCGCTCGACGTGCGCGACGTTGACGGCCGACCAGTTCGAGCCGGTCTTCCGCGGCGTCCACCGCTGGCGGCGCGCGTCGTCGTCGATGCGCTGCGAGAGCGAGTCGATCCAGCCGAAGCACAGCGCCTCGGGCACCGCCTCGGCCCACGTGAGCCCGCGCGGCGAGACGTGCTTCGCGTTGAGCCCCATCCACAGCTCGGTCGCGGTCTCGTGGTTCGCCTCGAGCCAGGCGCGGAACTCAGCGGCGTCGCGGAAGAAGACCGCCGGGCGCTCCGCCGTGCCGCCACGGGTGCCCGGTTGCGCGTCGTCGAGAGCGTCCATGCGAGACAGCGTGACAGAACTGACCCATATACCACTCGACCTTCAGGTCGCGCTTGACCGCCATGCGGCCCATTCGCCGCCCACTCCCAGGTTCGAGGTACATCGTCGGGAGCACGGCAACACACCGCAGCGGAGGCACGCCTCCGCCCGAATCAGGATGGACGGACGATGACGAACGTGCAGCAGCCCGGCGGCCCCACGGAGGACCGGACCACGGTCGGCGGAGCAGCGTCGGGAGCCGGCATGCCCGGCCAGACGACCGCCGGCGGAACCAGCAGTGCGACGAGCGGCACCACGAGCGGTGCCCACGCGGCAGGCAGCGGCAGCAGCGGCTCCGGCAGCGGCGGCTCGAGCGGCGGCGGCAAGGCCGACGCGGCGAAGGAGGAGGCCTCGAAGCTCGGCGGCACCGCGAAGGACGCCGGTCGGCGCGTCGCGGGCACCGCGAAGGAGGAGGCCCACAACGTCGCCTCGGAGGCGAAGACGCAGGGCAAGCGCCTGCTCGACCAGGCGATGCACGAGGCGTCGTCGCAGACGAAGGCGCAGCAGCAGCGCGCGGCCGAGGGCATCAGCACCTTCGCCGGCGATCTGCGCGGCATGGTCGACGGGTCGGGCGGCGGCGAGGGCTTCGCCGCGCAGCTCGTCACCGAGATCGGCGACCGCGTCGAGGCCGCCGGCCGCTGGCTCGAGGACCGCGAGCCGAGCGACCTGCTCGACGAGGTCAAGTCGTTCGCGCGCCGTCGCCCCGGCACGTTCATCGCGATCGCCGGCGTCGCCGGTCTCGTGGTGGGCCGCCTCACGGCAGGCATGATCAGCCAGGCGAAGGCGGAGCACGACCGCGAGAGCGGCTCGGGCTCCTACAGCGCGAGCTATGGCGCCGGCTCCTACGGCACGACGCCGACGGGCGCGTACGGCTCGAGCGGCTTCGACGCGACCGGCACCACGGGCTACGGCACGACCGGCACCGGCACGACGGGCTACGGCACGACGGGCACCGGATCGTCGGGCTACAGCACGGCCGACTACACGACCGGCACCGCCGGCGCCGGCGTGCAGGGCTCCGCCGCGACGGGCACCTACGGCTCCGGCCACGCGGCGACCGACGCGCAGACGAGCGGCACCGACCCGGCCATCGGCGGCTACGACGCCGACACGGCCTACCCGGGCGCCGACGAGTCGGGCAGCCCCGCCGACCGCCAGCCCGGCACGCGGGGGGAGAGCGGGCTGTGACCTCCGAGTTCAACGCCACCGGGCGCCACTCGCCGGAGGATCCCGCGGTGATCGCCGCGGACACCCCCGCCGAGACGCGCGCGGCGAGTCAGTCGGTCGGCGACATTGTCGGCGACCTCATGCGCGACATGTCGCAGCTCATGCGCGACGAGATCGCGCTCGCGAAGGCGGAGGGCACGCAGCAGGCGAAGCGCCTCGGCAAGGGCGCGGGCATGCTCGGCGGTGCCGGGTACGCGGGCCACCTGCTCGTCCTGTTCCTGTCCCTCGCGCTCATGTTCGTGCTCGGTGACCTCCTCGACCACCTCGGCTGGGGAGCCCTCATCGTCGGCGTCCTGTGGGCGATCGTCGCGGCGATCCTCTACTCGATGGGCCGCAAGGCCCTCAAGGAGGTCGAGCCCATGCCCGAGACGGTCGACTCCGTCAAGCACATCCCAGACGCACTGCACACCAAGGAGGAGAACCGATGACCGAGACACCCGAGGAGATCCGCGCGCGGATCGATCGCACGCGCGAGAGCGTGAGCGGGGACGTCGACGCGCTTGCCGAGAAGGTGTCGCCGAGCGGCATCGTCGGCCGGGAGACCGAGCGAGTGAAGGGCAAGGTGAACGAGGTGAAGGAGCGACTGTTCGGCTCTGACGACAGCAGCGACCACGGTGTGGTCGGCCAGGCCGGCCACGACGTCCGCGGAGCGGTCGGCCACATGGGCGAGAACGTGCGCGGCACGGTCTCGAACGCCGGCGACAGCGTCCGCCACGGTGCCGACATGGCCGTGCGGAAGGCGAAGGGCAACCCGCTCGCGGTCGGCCTCATCGCCTTCGGTGTCGGCGCGCTCATCGCCTCCCTCATCCCGGCGAGCGAGCCCGAGAAGCAGGCCGCCCAGAAGGTGAAGGAGGGCGCCGAGCCGCTCGTGGAGGGCGCGAAGGACGTCGCCAAGGAGGCTGCGGAGAATCTCAAGGAGCCCGCCCAGGAGGCGGCGCAGCACCTGAAGGACACCGCGCAGAGCGCCGGCGAGCACGTCAAGGGCGAGGCGCAGGGCGCCGCCAGTGACGTGAAGTCCGACGCCGAGCAGGCTCGCGACCGCGTGCAGGGGCAGTCCGGCTCCTGATCGTCAGCCACAAGATCGAGGCCCCGGCGGAGTACCGCCGGGGCCTCGATCGTGCAACCTACGAGGCCGCGGCCTCGCGCACGGCGCGAGCGAGCGCATCCACGTCGTCCTCCGTCGTGTCCCACGTGCACATCCAGCGCACCTCGAGGGCGGATGCGTCCCAGTCGTAGAAGAAGAAGCGCTCCCGCACGCGGTCGGCGACACCCGCGGGCAGCCGCGCGAACACGCCGTTCGACTGCGTCGGGTAGGCGAAGGAGACGCCCGGCACGTCCTCGACCGCAGCGCGCAGGCGCGCCGCCATCGCGTTCGCGTGCTCGGCGTTCCGCCGCCACAGCTCGCCGTCGTAGAGCGCGACGAGCTGCGCCGAGATGAAGCGCATCTTCGACGCGAGCTGCATGTTGAGCTTGCGGAGGTAGACGAGCGCCTCACCGACGCGCTGCTCACCGGCGCGCGCCGAGAGCACGACGACCGCCTCGGCCCCCATCGCGCCGTTCTTCGTGCCGCCGAGCGAGAGGATGTCGACGCCCGCGTCGGTCGTGAATGCGCGCAGCGGCGCGTCGAGCGCGACCGCGGCGTTCGCGAGCCGCGCGCCGTCCATGTGCAGGAGCATCCCGCGCTCGTGCACGTGGTCGGCGATCGCTCGGATCTCCTCGGCGGAGTAGAGGGTGCCGAGCTCGGTCGACTGGGTGATCGAGACGGCGAGCGGCTGCGCGCGGTGCTCGTCGCCCCATCCCCACGCCTCGATGTCGATGAGCTCGGGGGTCAGCTTGCCGTCGGGCGTCGGCACGGTGAGCAGCTTGATGCCGCCGACCCGCTCGGGCGCGCCGCCCTCGTCGACGTTGATGTGGGCGGTCTTCGCCGAGACGACCGCGCCCCAGCGCGGCAGCAGCGCCTGCAGCGCGACCACGTTCGCGCCCGTGCCGTTGAAGACGGGGAAGGCCGAGGCGGCGTCGCCGAAGTGCTCGCGCACGACCTCCTGCAGGCGCGCGGTGAAGGCGTCGGCGCCGTAGGCGGTCTGGTGGCCGCCGTTCGCTGCCGCGATCGCGTCCAGCACCTCGGGGTGCACGCCGGAGTAGTTGTCGGAGGCGAAGCCGCGGAGGTCAGCGTCGTGGAGCATCTGCACGCATCCATCCTCGCAGGATCCGGATGCGCGAGCATCGCCGCGCGAGACGTCCAGTGCCGTCCCAGCCGCGGCGGGAAGACTGCTCGACACACGCGGCGCCGCGGCGCCGCTCGAGGATCGGAGGACGGATGCCCGACAGCACGCAACCCGGAGACGGCGTCGAGGCGGTCGACCCCGCCGCGAGCGACGCGAGCCTCGGCGCCGCCGAGTGGCCCGCCGGCGAGGCCGACGAGCCGCACGGGCGGGCGCAGGTCGCCGACTCGATGCACGGCACCGCCGCGGAGCAGGCCGCCGAGGAGCAGGGGGCTGACGCCGGGGGCGGCGGCACGGAGCGCGAGAGCGACGACGGCGAGCTCACGCCGAGCGACTCCTAGCCGCCGACGCGTGGCCGCCCAGCTCGTCTGGTTCCGCCGCGACCTGCGCGTGCGCGACCACCCCGCGCTCGTCGCCGCGGCCGCCGCGGGCGAGGTGCTGCCCGTGTTCGTCGCCGACCCGGCGTTCGCGGGCGCCGGCGCACCGCGCACCGCCGCGCTCCGCACGGCGCTCCGCGCGCTGCACGAGGCGACCGACGGCGCGCTCGTGGTGCGATCCGGGCGGCCCGAGGAGGTCATCCCCGCGCTCGTGCGCGAGGCAGGGGCGGATGCGGTGCACGTTTCGGGCGAGTCGACCCCGTACGGGCGGCGGCGCGACGCGCGCGTCGAGGCGGCGCTCGACGTGCCGCTCGTCGCGACCGGATCGCCCTACGCCGTGACGCCGGGCCGCGTGCGGAAGGGCGATGGCTCGCCGTTCCGCGTGTTCACCCCCTTCTCGAGGGCGTGGCTCGAGCGCGGCTGGCGTGCGCCCGCCGAGCGGCCGAGCCCGCGCTGGGTGCGGCGCGTCGAGGGGGAGCCGCTGCCCGAGCCGCCCGAGACGAGCGCCGGGCTCTCGTGGGCGAGCGAGGAGGGCGCGCGCGAGCGCTGGGCGACGTTCCTCGACGGGCCGATCGACGACTACGACGCCGCGCGCGACCGGCCCGACCTCGACGGGACGTCGCGGCTCTC is a window of Agrococcus sp. Marseille-Q4369 DNA encoding:
- a CDS encoding phage holin family protein; translation: MIAADTPAETRAASQSVGDIVGDLMRDMSQLMRDEIALAKAEGTQQAKRLGKGAGMLGGAGYAGHLLVLFLSLALMFVLGDLLDHLGWGALIVGVLWAIVAAILYSMGRKALKEVEPMPETVDSVKHIPDALHTKEENR
- a CDS encoding DUF3618 domain-containing protein, translated to MTETPEEIRARIDRTRESVSGDVDALAEKVSPSGIVGRETERVKGKVNEVKERLFGSDDSSDHGVVGQAGHDVRGAVGHMGENVRGTVSNAGDSVRHGADMAVRKAKGNPLAVGLIAFGVGALIASLIPASEPEKQAAQKVKEGAEPLVEGAKDVAKEAAENLKEPAQEAAQHLKDTAQSAGEHVKGEAQGAASDVKSDAEQARDRVQGQSGS
- a CDS encoding low specificity L-threonine aldolase, which gives rise to MQMLHDADLRGFASDNYSGVHPEVLDAIAAANGGHQTAYGADAFTARLQEVVREHFGDAASAFPVFNGTGANVVALQALLPRWGAVVSAKTAHINVDEGGAPERVGGIKLLTVPTPDGKLTPELIDIEAWGWGDEHRAQPLAVSITQSTELGTLYSAEEIRAIADHVHERGMLLHMDGARLANAAVALDAPLRAFTTDAGVDILSLGGTKNGAMGAEAVVVLSARAGEQRVGEALVYLRKLNMQLASKMRFISAQLVALYDGELWRRNAEHANAMAARLRAAVEDVPGVSFAYPTQSNGVFARLPAGVADRVRERFFFYDWDASALEVRWMCTWDTTEDDVDALARAVREAAAS